The genome window CGGCTTGTGACAAGCTCCTGGCCGAGCGGGTGGCTCAGAAGCTCAAGTCCGGTACCAACAGTTCCGGAACGCCAGGAGGTCGTCTGGGTGACGTGCTGGCGCGTATCCACGTGGCACAGCCTGTTGGAGGCGTGCGTGAGGCATTCATTCCCGAGGCGgtcaagaacttgaagaagtaCGACAAGAACGACCCGAACCGGAAGAAGCTCGAGCGGGacatcgaggaggagaacgGCGGTGCCGGTGTGTACAACATCGACCTCAAGAAGAACTACACGCTGGCCGACGACGAGTGGAAGCACGACAAGATCCCTGAGGTCTGGAACGGCAAGAACATCTACGACTTTGTGGACCCAGACATCGAGCAGAAGCTGGCCGCGctagaggaagaggaggagaagctggaggcgGAGGGCTTCTACGACTCGGATGAGAGCGTCGAGGATGCCGAGGACGCGGACACCCGCATGAAGGCGGACCTGATCCGCGAGAAGCGCGCGCTGATGCGCAATGAAGCCAAGCTGCGCAAGTCGCTCAAGAACCGGGCGGCCATCCCGCGCAGcgccaaggccaagaagctgTCACAGATGGAGCAGGCTCTGGACGCAGCCGGCTACGACGTCGATGCGGCTGCCGCCCGCGCCCGCTCCCAGAGCCAGGCACGCGGCCGTACCACCACCCGCAGCGAGATCGATACCGGCGACGCCATGGAGATCGATGGCTTGGATCCTCGCCAGGCGATTGCCCGCGCCAAGAGCCGCGCCCGCAGCCAGGCGGCCACCAACCGTCTGGTGGACGGTGTGACGGACACGACGGCGCGCAGCAAGGCCGAGCGCCTTCTGAAGCTaggccagaagaagatgaaccGGATGGCCAGAGCCGGAGAAGCAGACCGACATACCACCGCCTCCTTGCCCAAGCATCTGGTACGTCTCACCCCAccctttctttcttcttttcttctctctgtgaTTCCCCGTATTTACTGACTTTATCACGCAACAGTACTCTGGAAAGCGCACGATCGGCAAGACCCAGCGCCGTTAAAAGCGTCCGCATTGCATTCGTGGTCAGGATCGAAGTCGACGATGAGACGAAGTCCATTCCTAATCTTAGTCATATATTGTTTCAAAAACGGAAACGGGTGTCAAAAATCGGCGTTGGGGTCCTTTTATCTGTGCTCTCATTCTTCCATTCTATTCCGTTTCTTTCCGCCTGATTTGAATGACACCGCTTGAATACCTGGTCTATATCCCTAGAGTCAAGAATCAATTTATGATATGGCATTAAGTATGATTGAAAACTCCAGGGTAGATCGTTTGTATATGTTTCTGCCCGCAATCAGATTTCGTGAATTGCATAGTCGAGTTGTATACAGTTCCGCAGACTACGATGCTCAGGGCCAGAGGAATTGCTAGAGTCAAGATGGACAAGTGTCTAAAGTGGGTTTGTACAGAAACAGAAGTCAGGAGGATATGagaattgattgattgattgattggttggttggttgaTGGTTTAATGCTCCCAGTAACCATTATAAACGCCGTATCTTTTGCAATGAGTATGCACATCAAGCGAACTAGAGTGATCCATTCATATGCAACatgataaaaaaaaagagaaaaaaaaaaactgCAGAGTCGTCCCTAGAAATACTGTACATGAGTTGAGACGAGATGTTTACTCCCGGATCTCAGTGGGCTCGTTGTGCTCGACCTGACCCTGACCGTCCTGCTTCTGATTCTCCTCGGGAGCGGGGTGCAGATCTCGGATGATACCCTCGGGCGGcacccagctgctgctctgcCACGGCTTGACGTGCAGGACGTACATCGTGTCGACCTCCTCGAGAGTGCGGCCCTGAGTCTCGttgacaaagaagaagacaacaaGGACGGCGGCGAAGCAGCAGGCGGCGAATACATAACCATAAGCAAAGTCGATGGAGCTGGAGATGAAGGgagtgaagaaggagatgagGAAGTTCCAGGTCCAATTAGAGGCGGTTGCGATACCAATGCAGATGGCACGGTAGCGGGCGGGGTACAGCTCACCGCAGATGGCCCAGACGATAGGACCCCAGGTTGTGGCGAagccgacgatgaagaagcaggTGAAGACAATCATAGCAGCACCGGCCTGGGGAGTGTTGGAGGGATCCGCCAGGTCGAGAGCAAAGTGGCCGACGGAGGCCCAGATCATGAAACAGATGAACATCCAGCCAGCACCGACCATCAGACTGTTCCGGCGGCCAAAGTGCTCGACAACGTACAGACCCGGCAAGGTCATACCGAAGTTGACAGCGCCCAGGATGATCTGGGTGACGTAGCTGTTGTTCAGACCGGTGGAGGTGAAGATACTGTTACCATAGTAGAAGATAAAGTTGGCACCTGTGAGCTGCTGCAGGGACTGCAGGGCAATACCCAGAACGGTACGGTAGAACATGCGGGGACCGGTGAAGATTTCGTGCCAGGCAGCGACACCGGCAgctttctcctcgtccagcttgtccttcatctccttcatctcctgcacAACCACGCGGTGGTTGGGTCCAACACCATAGAGCTTGCTCATGGTCTTGCGAGCCTCATCAATGCGGCCATGGCGGTAGGCAAAGCGGGGCGACTCGGGCAGGAAGAGGGTTCCCAAGCCAAGGATCAGGGGCCAGGTAAAGCCAATGCCCATGGTGATACGCCAGGAGGCGGTCGACTCAATGGTCTCGGTACCGTAGTTGATCAAGTAcgagatgaagatgc of Aspergillus fumigatus Af293 chromosome 2, whole genome shotgun sequence contains these proteins:
- a CDS encoding sugar porter family MFS transporter, whose amino-acid sequence is MGVSNLLSKFGKPAVEQHEDSQATTPARTDSTLEKDSDLIDDSPVKYLTWRSFILGIVVSMGGFVFGYATGQISGFTTMDDFKRRFAEVQPDGSYKFSNVRNGLIVGLLSIGTMIGALVAAPIADRMGRKFSISFWSLIHIVGIIIQMATDSKWYQVALGRWVAGLGVGALSSIVPMYQSESAPRQVRGAMVSAFQLFVAFGIFISYLINYGTETIESTASWRITMGIGFTWPLILGLGTLFLPESPRFAYRHGRIDEARKTMSKLYGVGPNHRVVVQEMKEMKDKLDEEKAAGVAAWHEIFTGPRMFYRTVLGIALQSLQQLTGANFIFYYGNSIFTSTGLNNSYVTQIILGAVNFGMTLPGLYVVEHFGRRNSLMVGAGWMFICFMIWASVGHFALDLADPSNTPQAGAAMIVFTCFFIVGFATTWGPIVWAICGELYPARYRAICIGIATASNWTWNFLISFFTPFISSSIDFAYGYVFAACCFAAVLVVFFFVNETQGRTLEEVDTMYVLHVKPWQSSSWVPPEGIIRDLHPAPEENQKQDGQGQVEHNEPTEIRE